The following proteins come from a genomic window of Pichia kudriavzevii chromosome 1, complete sequence:
- a CDS encoding uncharacterized protein (PKUD0A05860), with protein sequence MDRTVFFRKCVAIYEDSLDHTQTEVTKKRNVESCHLKNSEFYINTSSIHQTIASLTEILNTARPQYLLSNSRVMSEEQKALIDTEYKVKIQRLTQRIKNLQDVSTKLKIMEASSDELTYALKKVGFPISKAKYSSLQSLTRNLISMGDYSDYAAIRNDTLRTIFSNVVNILGLELQKIMLLWNEMHNKRMERLNELKKSSLSTSASSKSNNPGIHPSNKQMDHPSVAATNIKVVSEEYEEIKSELPQKQLLQLQEEQHSLIEQLKRETIDQVSQIEESMMDVASMVREIGVQLSMQNDNISLLDVQKDTIMSNVKSGNTVLIKANESNSKRNKTFAWLIFLAALILLAIDYIL encoded by the coding sequence ATGGACAGAACCGTTTTCTTTAGGAAATGTGTGGCTATTTATGAAGATTCACTTGACCATACACAAACAGAAGTGaccaaaaaaagaaatgtcGAATCATGCCACCTAAAGAACAGTGAGTTCTATATCAACACATCCTCAATTCACCAAACAATTGCATCATTAACAGAAATCTTGAACACAGCACGACCTCAATATCTACTATCAAACTCAAGGGTAATGtcagaagaacaaaaagcTTTGATAGATACTGAATACAAAGTGAAGATTCAGAGACTCACGCAGagaatcaagaatttgCAAGATGTATCTacaaaattaaagattATGGAGGCAAGTTCGGATGAACTGACATACGCACTAAAAAAAGTAGGGTTCCCAATATCGAAAGCTAAGTACTCTAGTTTACAATCGTTAACGAGAAATCTTATTTCTATGGGTGACTACTCTGATTATGCAGCAATACGGAATGATACATTGCGTACGATATTCAGTAATGTCGTCAACATTCTTGGTTTGGAATTGCAAAAAATAATGCTGCTTTGGAATGAGATGCATAATAAAAGAATGGAAAGACTAAACGAATTAAAAAAATCGTCATTAAGTACTTCAGCGagttcaaaatcaaacaatccAGGTATACATCCTTCTAATAAACAGATGGATCATCCGAGCGTGGCGGCtacaaatataaaagtAGTTTCAGAAGAgtatgaagaaatcaagtcAGAATTACCTCAAAAGCAACTGTTGCAGTTACAAGAAGAGCAACATTCTCTAATAGAGCagttgaaaagagaaactaTTGATCAAGTTTCGCAAATAGAAGAATCTATGATGGATGTTGCAAGTATGGTTCGTGAAATTGGTGTCCAACTTTCCATGCAGAATGATAACATTTCTCTGTTAGATGTACAAAAGGACACAATTATGTCGAATGTGAAGAGTGGGAATACAGTCCTTATAAAGGCCAATGAGAGTAActcaaaaagaaacaagacCTTTGCGTGGCTCATCTTTTTAGCTGCATTGATCCTATTGGCaattgattatattttataa